The DNA region TTGTGTCCAAAGCCGACACagtcttctttttttccgtCACGCCATGGAATTTGTCATGAAGCGCGCAAACGTATGTGGACAAGAAGGTCACCTAATATGTTAAGACAAGCCTCGCTATATTACCGACTAGATCATGGCTTATGCgtagcagcttcttgcaaCATTGCATTGCCATATGGTTCTTTATATTAAGGCCGAGTCCCTTAACAATACGTCTCCGTGGCGCAATAGGTTAGCGCGTCTGACTGTTAATCAGGAGGTTGGAAGTTCGAGCCTTCCCGGGGACGacttttttttgctttttctttttcgtaGCTGTTTAGCTAGCATAGCAATTGGTTTGAtgatttctttcttttcttttttttttcagggCATGTTCAATAGAATCTACGGTTATACAGCGACGTCTGGATGGAATTGCCGATCGATCAACGATGCAAGATTTCTATGCCTTCTAACTATAAGATCATGACGCAAATTCCTCACAACCAAATCCCATAATTTAAGCACCCTGCTCAGGAACAAGCTCCTCGAAGCGGCGCAAGTCCATCTCCTTCTCAAGCAGAGGAATCACGTAGGGGTCAAAGGTCTTCCAGTAGGGGTTCTCAAGGTGGTATTTCTGCGAGCTCTCGTGGAGATAGCGCTCGACGATGCAGAAGTCCTGGGGGTCGTGGACGGACTGCATGACGAACCACGAGAGGGTTTCGTGATCCTTGGAGTAGACGGCAGAGGCTTCGAGGAGTTTGGCGTGGAGCTTTTGGATGGACTCCTGGTCGGGCTTTGCGCGCATGTCTGGTTTAGGTCAGTATGGAGTGCGAGGTGTTTGGAGggtttggtggtgatggaaATGGAAATGACGTACGAACGACGATGTTGTAGACCATTTTGGCGGTTTAATGTGTGTTATTCTTTTTGTCAATTGAGCTTGAAATCGGGGAAGGTGGGATGTAGGGGTCGATGGAGGGGCAGGTTTCTTATATGGTTTGAAGCTACGGAGTAGACTCGCCCTACCATGGAGTAACTGACTGGAACATTGTGGGGCGATCCAATTCTGTGTTCTCCGATGAGGTTTTTTATGATTTTATGATGCCAATGATGTCGTCTTGCCTAGGTTGGGCTACGGTGAAACGCGGGACTGGCGGGTATACCTCGGAGTATTGGAAGTTTACAGTTGTATTGGCGAATCGGATGGggaacgacagaacgttatTCGCGCATATGCAGAGCTATCCGGGGTGCTTTAAGTCTAGAATGGATTTTTGCGttggagaaaaagaaaaatgggcAAAAAATAACGTCCCCGGGAAGGCTCGAACTTCCAACCTCCTGATTAACAGTCAGACGCGCTAACCTATTGCGCCACGGAGACGTCTTCTTAATTTTCGGCCAACCAGAAAAATTATATGTTTTCAACTTTTTAAGACAAAGCTATTGTTCGGAAGGCAACTACATCCTTGTGCTCCATACGACAATACACAAAAGAGCGCGTAATTACAACACGTAACGAATTTAAAAATATCTCAGTCGAAAAATGATTGAGCACAATGCAAGCCGAAACCCCTCAGTGGCCTCCTTAAGAGTCAATATGCAAGTCTTACGCGCAGATATAAATGAGATGCTTTCACCATGGAACAAAGCGCATGGACACTAGAGGATTAGCATACAAAACAACACAATCGTCACCAAAAAAGCTGAATGGATGAAGGGGGGGGGAAGGAAAGGGAGGAACCAGAAGGTCAGAACTCTGTATATAGCCATCGAGAAGTCGACTATGCTCAGAATCGGCAAATCGACAAGTCGCCGAAAAAGCATCGGCCAGCACTGATCGGTATTCTCTCTGATTAGACTAGTTTTGTGGAATTTGGATTATCCTCACATTCAAGTACCATGATGACTCCTGTTCTTTCTCGATCTCGAGCACTTCCAGTCCGTCTTGCTTTCCCATCGCGCATTCGACCGTCCGCATACTCTATCAATACATACATTCGAACGCCCCGTTTAGCGTACGCGCCATTCCAGCTCCCAAATTACTTAGCACGAAATCTAGAAATATAACCTAGTCAGCGATGCTTCAGTACCCCAACCCCCGAAATGCGAATACAAAAATCGTCAATGCCCCCCAAATGGCCGAATCTATATTTGAGGGCGTCCTCGCCTCATACACCAAGCAAGTGGGCGATCATGTCGAAATTGACGAGGAGCTGGCTTCACTTGAAACGGATAAAATTGACGTTGCGGTGAATGCGCCTGATTCTGGAACAGTAACTAAGTTGCTAGTGCATGGGGAGAAACAGTCACTGTTGGGCAAGCCCTCATCGAGATCGATGAGAAGTAAGCCTCATCAGCAAAAGATTTGAAACCACAGAAGATTAAAAAAACCTTCTGCGTAGCAATATCCAATAGGACAAAAGCAGGAGAAAATAGAAGAGGCACATGTACCACcgaaacaacaacaactgaTGGCGGCGGTATCTTGTCGCCATCTCAGGAAGAATCAATGCCCGCATACAGAGGCAGCCGTGCTGATAGCAAGGTTACTAATATCTCCATATCCCTTAGTCAGTTATGCAATGCTCATTGATCGTTTCCTCGTACCAGGTCAAAATGACAGGAATGCGCATGCGCACAGCGGAACGTCTAAAAGAATCGCAAAACATCACCGCATTTCTCACGAGCTTCAATGAAATCGATATGTCCCAGGTCATCACCATGCGGGAGCAATATAAGGAGGAGGTTCCCGACAAGCATGGAGTGAAGCTTTAATTTATGGGCCCGGTGGCTCGTGCTTCTGTTCTAGCCTTGAACTAGATTCCGGCCATGAACGCTGCCATCGAGAATGACGATACATTGTCTTTCGCGATTATGTCGATCTCAGTGTCGCTGTTGCTACGCCCAAAGGCCTTGTGACGCCTGTTCTCCGGAATATCAAAAACAGGAGTGTTGTGGGCATTGAACAAGGGATTGCGGAACTGGGAGAAAAAGGTATATGCTCGGGTCACCTCTTGATCGCAGCTCAATAACTCATTTCCTTACTCAGGCCCGCGACGGAAAATTAACCATGGACGACATGACTGGCGGCACCTTCACCATCAGCAACAGCGGAATCTGGGGATCTCTTTTCGGAACTCCCATCATCAACATGCCGCCAAGCCGCGGTCCTTGGTATATATGGAATCCAGGAACGGCCCGTTGTGGTTAATGGCCAGGCAGAGATTCTACCGGTAGGTCCAAGCCTTTTCTTTCGATAATCATCTTCCTGCTGATTTGTGTAGATGATGTATACCGCGTTGACGTATGACCACCGACTGATTGATGGTCGTGAGGCTGTTACCTTACATTGGTGAAAAAGTATTTGGAGTATCCGGCTAGTATGCTTCTTGTTTGAGATTTTTTCTTGAAGTCGTAAGGTAGCGATCGAATTATTTTTGGGGCTAAATCTGTATTTTGCATATAATCTACGTGAAGATCCGGCATGTCGTACTTAGATATACACATTCGGAAACCGAGGGAAAAAAGAACCACCACCTCCGCGAGTAGCGATCCATCCACAATTATAGAATGGTTTCATTCTTTCTCCTGGTATTCGTACTCCTCATATGTTGTATTCGTTATTCTTACTGTACTATCTCCAAAATGTAAATATCATAGAATTCAATTCTCTTCAATTGAGCAATACGGAGGCGCGGAGTCACAAGACCCAGAAGAGTGTCTTCAAAATTCCGAGTATATGCGTCAATGACTAGCAATACAAACCATTCTCGGCACCATTGGTACTCCGTAGTCCATTGTAATTGCAACTTACTACGATGGTGCCAAACTTACCAAACTGGGAGACTACTGACACTGGAGCTACACAGCCAATGACTCACAATCTATAGTACTTTGGTTACCATCTCTGACTTCTTTCTTCTATTACCTTCAACCGTCGCTTCCTATAATTTCCCTCCTTCAACATGTCTCAGAATATCAGCGTATTGGGGCCCCCCGAGCGTTATTGAAAAGCACCCCTCACAAAATCAAATCCGTTCACCACATCCACCAGCTCAGTACCAGTGACTAAACCATTTTATGCAGGTAGAAATTGCTCTTCTTGGTTTTCCATTCATACTGAGAGCGGAGTCGAAATTCTCCTCCTGGATGTGACGTCCACATGGGACGCCCGGGAGCAATAGAACCGAAGTGGAAGGCAAAACTATTGCTTTTAAGCGTTAAATATTCTACACTGATCTCAGAAGAATCTCCTCAACGGGTTCGGATTGGCCCAGAATGGGGCCTTTCAGGTTAAGGGCGATTAGGTCTTCGCAAGGAGCTTGGTCGAGCCAAGGTTCATAATCTGGCTTGACGAGGCATTCTAGAGTATGATCGTAGGCTAAAAGTTTATTGGTTTCTTCATCAGTTAAGCCGGAGCCAAGTCAGGTTCGTCAAGAGCTTACAAGTCTAGAGGTGACCTAGGACCTTTTTAAACCAACCAAGGCTATCCATCCAGACAGTATAGGCCTTGAAAACAGGTCTTTTGCCCTCAGACTTGCCAAAATTAGCAGATACTTCCAAATATAGCTTAATGGCCGACAGCATTGGATTATCTCTTTCCGTCTGGATGCTGTATAGAAAAATCTTGAAACTTTGCACCTCCAATCCCTGAAAAGTTGTACCCGGGCCAAATGGAGCACGAAAAGAGGTTGGATTCAGGTCAGCCACATATTCTAGCCATGTGATGATGTGATATAGCATCCCGGATACCGAATTCACTTTGATTGTGACCCCAATATAATCGATAGGAATTAagaggcatagagatggcgCTCACTCAAATACACAACACAGGTGGACTGGCATCACAACTTTCCCATCAGACCTACATGGCAATCATTTTTACAGACAACCAGGCGGTGATACAAGCGTGCTCAGCCCCgggaaggtcttctggccaatatatcctgagcgagattacacgcactgcatctcaactacaggaacacggctgggatatacggctgtattggctcccgggtcatgaaggcatctacggcaatgagtgtgctgacgctcttgcaaaagaagctgctaatttCCCGGCACCCAatggtgtggaggagctcactctcatggctagcactcgaagagccctccgcatagaagcagcaagcgcatggaagtctgaatgggctacCTCCACCCacgggaactccctccgtcgtttatggaaagaaccctcaaaagcaccaatgcaactataccaaggcctacaaagagccgccacatcagtcctcattcaaatgcaaactgggaagattgcgctagctagttatcttggtacctttaatgctatggaatcgactgaatgctcttgtggacgtggtcgtcaagatatacgccatgttctcctccactgtacaaaccaggcagacccccgaatgcgccatcttacacaggggtcaaggcgggagttggATTACCAGGCCcacctaacacggccagacctggtactgaaggcagtgcgctttatgcttgacacaggcctcctaggccagtttcagaccctaccaaccacataccgagtcacaacaacggacttggggcaaccggcagcatagcgcagccgaggttacgcgcttgcagaagtaaggaaggaaacgagatagtatccaacaggcccatggaacttcgtggccatgggaacagcagtatgaaaacagcagcacgagacatacaacatgcggaataacatatcaggaTGTATGTAGagaggcgacgatgtacatagcgattaccactacggcggcttacccggccgccccgcaggacctgccgccactcggcctatagggctgacagatgcgggtatgaacaataataataataataataataataataataatgtaAATGATATCGTTCTTCCCTTCGTTGCTGTGTTTTAGGAAAGTGCTGTAccactctgtactccgtacatagtaGCGTAAAAGTGTCACATTATTCTGCGAGTGAATCCCAATTGGTAGTGGTAGTAGGGtgtgtatgtatgtatgtatgtatgtataatTCAGTTCACGCATGTGTCAGCCATATGGGCCGATTGGCAGCAGGTCACTGTAGGTGGCTGGGCATGGCCACAAATTTTTATCTATATACAGGATATAGAGCCCGTGGTCTTCTGTACCCGATTTGCAGACTGTCTCGTTTTTAATATACAGACAGATCCAAAGCCATTTCCTTAACCCACATATGGGACTCGTCCCTCATTGCGGATACACCTTTCAAAAACGGGTCGAGAGGTAATAAGTATATCACAATATCCTTAGGCCATGTCAGTACATGACTTTGTCTGTATTCCCCTCCCATCCAGCTCAGGCCCGCCCTACTTTGGTAGGGCGCGACGAGCGACCGTGGTGAATAATGGCCGGTGTAGGATTCGAACCTCGGTCACTCCAGTAGACTCTTAAATTCTAGTAAGGAAGCCCCTCAATCCCTACTGTCCAATGAGAGCCACTGTATGTGACCACCCGGATGGCGTTCTACCACTACGCCATCCCGGCCTCTAATATCGGGGTATAGTCACTGGGAATTCGTCTAGATATAACCTTAACTGCAAGTGGTTATTAGGGTTAAGATAACAAACTGTATGGTCAGTATCCACTGATCTGAATAACAATGCGCCGTTGGGTATACCGCCCTGCCAGGTTCTGTGAGACAAGTAGAATCAAGTAAGGCAGCAAGGTAGCGATAGCGCCTGAAGTAGCGCCAGCAAATATCCAGGCATCTCAAGATCCTATCGAACCCGAGCCTGAGCTTATGATGGATTCCCAGACCTCTCTCCAAGCCGAGGTGGATCAACCAGAGGATGAATTCACGCAATATCTTGCTGAAGGATAGCACATCTAATCCATTATACTATGCTAATGCTAACTCATCCCCTAGGACTTACCAAGGGGCACCCTCGTCTCTTTTGGAAAGAGCATGAACACGTGTATACCGTGCTTGCAAAGATAGCGCGGGGTATCCTCTCAACGCCTGCCAGTGGTGATGGCTCTTTAATTGTGCTTCATTTCCTCGGAAATCATTGAATAAAGAGCTTGGCCATCATTTCAGCCAAAATGCATTGAATAAAGAAATAGTTTACAGACTGATTCCCTCGTAAATCAGTCTGCTACACACTGAATACTCCAAAATACTGCGAAAAATGCATAATCTATGCAGTTTCCTCTAAGTCACGAGTCTTGGCATATTTGTATTGCTATACTGTCGGTGTCACGGTGCAAGCCCGTAGGTCGTGCACGACACTAAGCACTGTCCCTCAGGAGATCTCTCTTCCCGCTGAAGCCactcctgttgcagctcttcgagctgcgtcttgtctatgaacctgtagatagcctgacctgtatCTTGACCTGTTCATCAATTCCTACTATATTCCTGTACCTGACTCCGCACCCTGACAGTCGGATATCTATTGGATGCTGCCGCAGCCTAAGTCTATACCTCACCCGAAAGGGTGCTAGAATTCCGTATATGAATTATTTTAATTAAAATAATATGGGAGACTAGAGAAaaaaaacaactcctcagtggcgaacccccccctaccttctgagcgagttcccgcattgcggaaaactcgaatcttatatttaacttcacgcggaatcgattgatactactttcgacgttgttctccccagctgtcgctgacaatggggggtgcaaagaagaaaggggtggTCGGAGCCGCATCTCCGTGGCCTAACCACTCGTACAATCATAAAGACCACGACGAAAGCGCCCATGCAGCTGCCATCCTTACAGAAACCGCAGAGCTGAGGCAAATCGCTGACCGGACCCAGGGACTACCTCCCAGGGACCTATTCATCCGATTTATGAGTTCAGTTGAAGACCTGGCAGCTAAGGTGCGCGACCGCGCCAGCAACCATGGAAGTGACGACCATGATGGCCGGAAAGAGGCGCTCCAACAGATCCAAAATATGTTAAACAAGCAGACAGAGGAGATAAAAACTCTACAGCACTCAGTGCAACCCCCCAAAGCAACCAGCAGCCCCCCTATGTCTAGCCCCTCTGGCCATGCAAAATCTTATCGGGATGCGGCTCTAGCGAGTCACCTGACATCAACAAAGCCCTCGTTGGTCTCGGGCTGGATGCAGGGCAATACCAATGGATCTGTCAATACAAATGGAACACTAAGCACCTCGCCAAGCAGTCCAGCAACACCATTCCCACTGAAAGcagacctggagatccaTATCCGGGGCACTAATCACCAAATTGTGGACCCACTACgccaccagaaggaggccagACTTGTGGAGCGAGCAAACCGTGCTATTAGGGAATCAAATAACACTATCATTGCCCACCGGTCAGTCTCTACAGGCCGCATCCTCCCCAGCGGGGACATTGTCCTACGTGCAGAGAGCCTTGAGGATGTGGAACAACTGGCCagagcagcaaaagactggTGCCGTGCCTTTGGAGACGATGCAACCATCAAAAGAAGGACTTATCgtgttgtcatgaatggCGTCAGCTGCCATCTTGACCTAGCAGCCGCACCAGCTCGCATTAAGGCTGATAACCTAGGGCGTCTGGCCTCTGCCCCCACAATGATCACATATACTGGATGGCTTCTTGGCCCCCGTCACACTGCAGAACACAAGCCAGAAACATCCAAGCTGATTGTTGAGTTTGATAATGATCGAGCTGCCAACATTGCCATACTGCTTGGTCTGGCACTTGATGGCCGTGACCACCCATGTGAATACTACGACCAGACTCATCGGATTCagcagtgcttcaactgccaaGCATATGGCCACATAGCCCGAAACTGCAAGCGACCTACCTCATGTGCATACTGTGCACAAAACCATTCCTCTCAGAATTGCCCTACAGCAAGAGACCGCACTAAGGCTCAGTGTGCAGTCTGtcagaaacagaacactaaGCGAAGTGAGAAGGTCTCAGAGGACCACTTTGCCTTTGACTGCAGCTGCCCAGCTCGTGTGGAGCGGGTGGAGATTGCACGCCAAAACCGAGCAAATGGACGTGGATGGTATGAGAGTGCTCCAATCTCCCTTGGCTCTGAAGCCCCTTCGGGGGAGAGACAAGGCCAAAATCCCACCCCTGCAGAAGCCACAGagcaccacacccaacgccGCGGCCCAGGCCGACCCAGGAAGAGCAATAAAAGACCTCGCACAGAGGACGAGCCTGAGCTAAACAGTGTTATGGCGGATACCCAACTAGAAATGGAGACAAATGCCCAGACGCAAACTTTACAGCTCAGGGAGGGCCCTCGCCAGCAATCTAGAGCAAGAGCCCTCAGTGCCCCAGGTACTGGTGCTGTTCCAAGAGTACTCAGACAGACTCGAAACCGACACAAAAGCTACAATCAGCACCATGGTCAAGAGTCTGGTGATGAACGAAGCCAGTTTCACtccaatgaagacccaatggAGGAAGAACTGTAAACAATAATGGACCTTAAAcgaattcgaatcctgcaggccaactgctggaaatcacgtgagagagt from Aspergillus chevalieri M1 DNA, chromosome 2, nearly complete sequence includes:
- a CDS encoding uncharacterized protein (InterPro:IPR023213,IPR001078;~go_function: GO:0016746 - transferase activity, transferring acyl groups [Evidence IEA]) — translated: MTGMRMRTAERLKESQNITAFLTSFNEIDMSQVITMREQYKEEVPDKHGVKL
- a CDS encoding putative quinol monooxygenase (COG:S;~EggNog:ENOG410PRHR;~InterPro:IPR011008,IPR007138;~PFAM:PF03992), with translation MVYNIVVHMRAKPDQESIQKLHAKLLEASAVYSKDHETLSWFVMQSVHDPQDFCIVERYLHESSQKYHLENPYWKTFDPYVIPLLEKEMDLRRFEELVPEQGA